One Rhododendron vialii isolate Sample 1 chromosome 2a, ASM3025357v1 genomic region harbors:
- the LOC131313259 gene encoding cysteine-rich repeat secretory protein 38-like, producing MGFRRTLFLSHIVLINLVSLTIAQPNFLSSVCNDNNSTSTYRTNRDALLSSLASNTDQYGFYNSSTGENPDTVHALVLCRADTKLGVCRECINNSIAKLTELCPDGKEAIGWRDDCMLRYSNKSMEGVMQPEPSYPVWNVQRNVTSVEQFKVVLVNLLKSLGDQAAAGGSRVKFASGNATGPDSQTVYALAQCTPDISKSDCSDCIQGAIEEMPNFNYCCVGPAGGRILRPSCHFRFELGSFVGEIPATPPVSTATPPVSTTTPLVPVPVSTGGSRGLKGRAVSMAAVLLNFIGLAFVLNLLI from the exons ATGGGTTTCCGGAGAACACTCTTCCTCTctcacatagttctcataaaccTTGTTTCTCTCACCATCGCCCAGCCGAACTTCCTGAGCTCCGTTTGTAACGACAACAATAGTACCAGCACATACCGAACCAACCGCGAcgctctcctctcctccctcGCCAGCAACACGGATCAATACGGCTTCTACAACTCCTCAACCGGCGAAAATCCAGATACGGTTCACGCGCTCGTGCTGTGCAGAGCCGACACTAAGTTAGGCGTCTGCCGCGAGTGCATTAACAACTCCATCGCCAAGCTCACGGAACTCTGCCCCGACGGGAAGGAAGCGATCGGGTGGCGCGACGATTGCATGTTGCGGTACTCGAACAAGTCGATGGAGGGGGTCATGCAACCGGAACCGAGCTACCCGGTGTGGAACGTCCAACGAAACGTCACGAGCGTGGAGCAATTCAAGGTCGTGCTGGTGAACTTGCTGAAAAGCCTTGGGGACCAGGCCGCGGCGGGCGGGTCCCGCGTCAAGTTTGCATCGGGGAACGCGACCGGACCGGACTCTCAAACCGTCTACGCGCTCGCGCAGTGCACGCCCGATATATCCAAATCGGATTGCAGCGATTGCATTCAGGGGGCGATCGAGGAGATGCCGAATTTCAACTACTGCTGTGTTGGGCCGGCGGGCGGAAGAATTTTAAGGCCGAGTTGTCATTTTCGATTTGAGCTTGGATCTTTCGTTGGTGAAATTCCAG cGACACCGCCAGTGAGTACCGCGACACCGCCAGTGAGTACCACGACACCATTAGTGCCAGTGCCAGTGAGTACCGGCGGGAGTCGCGGTTTGAAGGGCAGGGCTGTGAGCATGGCGGCAGTTTTGTTGAACTTCATTGGGTTGGCTTTCGTACTGAATCTACTGATTTGA
- the LOC131312223 gene encoding uncharacterized protein LOC131312223: MSVSVKMPNGEILIPEVKAVIRSFVFFVDIDEQNLTYAGKQLENSKTLAYYDIKNSLLEMLPFTYQIFLMDLDGKTHFLRVCKEDRVRDVKSKILHRFGVPVHRYYLAYAGKILKDDKDLATCNIVKHSHLHLVFRGIVPKFFRISLGHISLPDFVIKNCTVRVDLDKHASLFQVETRGQVSYFENREISGFQSSLSPLRADLSHTKWKFFNLKSMQEEEHVELLTFFSYIPNHIHRVTVKQLAHEKNRKNENGISVLLIPPELLSLERRKPQFSQANFPFANSYHQATLLALYLVKGVQAPNHHIPFSPLENMLNYFPYGKLGLLYVEYGSDFKTDYPWKAGYSGQLKLTSTNPSPILSKQMNKGISLAACSPAAQKYLVQLAPLTLDAVVRKYMRGLRVGAMLGTQTTHATPHPTETAAISCYFYHLIKGLGLPNIAMDSTEDEMKVYLKVIKTVALKVKTSETTRKLKALFHDKEGTPENLQELFFSVKQLEDDHKLVDHGIRTNSTLHLYLQAIDMIKLLVYIPSNEKILELEAKTHESVENIKLLIQTKEGILSEQFTLVYGGELLDDNRTLASLGIQSESMLHLVFNPRDVVSVSVKMHSGEILKLKVKVLQTFQDIKAIVQSMEGFEAGAEDLTYAGKLLEDSKTLACCNIKENSILEMLPLTFKIM; this comes from the exons ATGTCAGTTTCTGTGAAAATGCCGAATGGAGAGATCCTGATACCTGAAGTCAAGGCAGTAATTCGGAGTTTCGTTTTTTTTGTGGACATAGACGAACAGAATTTAACTTATGCAGGAAAGCAACTTGAGAACTCAAAGACTTTAGCTTATTATGATATTAAGAACTCCCTCTTAGAGATGTTGCCTTTTACCTATCAGATATTTTTGATGGACTTGGATGGAAAAACACACTTTCTTAGAGTGTGCAAAGAGGACAGGGTCAGGGATGTGAAGTCTAAGATTTTACACAGGTTTGGTGTGCCCGTTCACCGCTATTATCTTGCATATGCTGGAAAAATACTCAAGGATGACAAAGATTTGGCTACGTGCAATATAGTGAAACATTCGCATCTCCATTTAGTTTTTCGAGGTATCGTACCAAAGTTTTTCCGAATATCACTT GGTCATATTTCTCTTCCTGATTTTGTTATCAAGAACTGCACAGTGAGAGTCGATTTGGACAAGCATGCTTCATTATTTCAG GTAG AGACTAGAGGGCAAGTTAGCTACTTTGAAAATAGAGAAATTTCTGGCTTCCAAAGCTCGTTGAGTCCGCTAAGAGCAGACTTGAGTCACACCAAGTG gaagtttttcaatttgaagtcTATGCAAGAAGAAGAGCATGTTGAGCTTCTCACGTTTTTTTCCTACATTCCGAACCACATTCACAGGGTCACTGTTAAACAGCTAGCTCATGAGAAAAACAGAAAGAATGAGAATGGGATTTCTGTGCTCTTGATCCCACCGGAGCTCCTGTCGCTAGAGAGAAGGAAGCCACAGTTCTCACAAGCAAACTTCCCATTTGCAAACAGTTACCACCAGGCCACCTTGCTTGCTTTATATCTTGTGAAAGGGGTCCAAGCTCCAAATCATCATATTCCTTTCAGTCCACTGGAAAATATGCTGAAT TATTTTCCTTACGGTAAACTTGGTTTACTCTATGTGGAATACGGAAGTGATTTCAAGACGGACTATCCATGGAAAGCG GGATATTCGGGTCAACTTAAGCTCACGTCGACTAACCCCTCCCCAATCCTGTCAAAG CAAATGAATAAGGGAATAAGCCTTGCAGCTTGCTCCCCTGCTGCTCAAAAATACCTCGTTCAGCTTGCTCCCCTAACATTGGATGCTGTTGTGCGCAAATATATGAgaggacttcgggttggtgctatGC TGGGAACCCAAACAACTCATGCAACACCCCATCCGACTGAGACTGCTGCTATTTCTTGCTATTTCTATCATCTGATCAAAGGGCTAGGGCTTCCAAACATCGCCATGGATTCAACTGAAGACGAG ATGAAGGTATACTTAAAGGTCATCAAAACAGTTGCCTTAAAAGTGAAGACATCAGAGACAACTAGAAAACTGAAGGCCTTGTTTCATGACAAGGAAGGCACTCCTGAAAATCTTCAGGAGCTCTTTTTCTCTGTTAAGCAGCTCGAGGATGACCACAAGCTCGTTGACCATGGTATTCGGACGAACTCCACTCTCCACCTTTACCTCCAAGCTATAGACATGATAAAGCTTCTTGTCTACATACCATCAAATGAGAAAATACTTGAACTTGAAGCAAAGACTCATGAAAGTGTCGAGAACATTAAACTCTTGATTCAGACAAAAGAGGGCATCCTATCAGAACAATTCACTCTTGTCTACGGTGGAGAGCTGCTGGATGATAACAGAACTTTGGCCTCACTCGGTATCCAGTCAGAATCAATGCTTCATTTGGTTTTCAACCCAAGAGATGTGGTGTCAGTTTCGGTGAAAATGCATAGCGGAGAGATCCTGAAACTTAAAGTTAAGGTCTTGCAAACTTTTCAAGATATCAAGGCAATAGTGCAGAGTATGGAGGGTTTTGAGGCTGGCGCTGAGGATCTAACTTATGCAGGCAAGCTACTTGAGGATTCCAAGACTTTAGCTTGTTGTAACATCAAGGAGAACTCCATTTTAGAGATGTTGCCTTTGACCTTTAAGATTATGTGA
- the LOC131316989 gene encoding polyubiquitin-like yields MVGFEAGAEDLTYAGELLEDSKTLACCSIKENSLLEMLPLTFKIFVKHSACKTLVLKVCKEDRVLDVKNKISDKQGVPVRFIRLFFGSRKQLVDDRNLPSYNVEKDSILWMELEHDLFCAVGRNSRSNANIAFGMIRLLGSVFCVSLTRRYVTWKKESDFWLLSRISLTESRKSIPTLSHQNLGFQFNHQWNSVLGGFDSILDNFLGSSIYQPFLYDGWGIRWELGTSFLGKHSFCNTTSDFCITEVVSVCLPPLLILGLNILMLKELAFTNMNVYLKVIKTVALKVKRSETTKKLKALFHEKECTPENLQELFFTGSQGSSSEYGRGLSGKTLVLKVCKEDRVLDVKKKISDEKGFPVRGICLVLAGKLLEDDRDLASYHVKKDSVLCESLEMFVLCTFLGLEQGLEFRVWMLTWPMGAKEVVVIVIFFTTLQYSGQLYKWSGMNVYVKVIKTVALKVNRSQTTKKLKALFHKKEGTPENLQELFFAGEQLKDDHKLVDYGIWTNSTLHLFLQTIDRIKLLVYIPSNAKQFKVEAKSCETVENIKLLIQTKEGIYQSNSLFSTVESCWKKTGLWPLSISSQNRSFIWLSTQEM; encoded by the exons ATGGTGGGTTTTGAGGCTGGAGCTGAGGATCTAACTTATGCAGGCGAGCTACTTGAGGATTCCAAGACATTAGCTTGTTGTAGCATCAAGGAGAACTCCCTTTTAGAGATGTTGCCTTTGACCTTTAAGATTTTTGTGAAGCACTCTGCTTGCAAAACTCTAGTTCTTAAGGTGTGCAAAGAGGACAGGGTCTTGGATGTGAAGAATAAGATTTCTGATAAGCAAGGTGTGCCAGTTAGGTTCATTCGTCTCTTTTTTGGTAGTAGAAAACAACTGGTGGATGATCGGAATCTGCCTTCCTACAATGTTGAGAAAGATTCCATTCTCT GGATGGAGCTGGAGCATGACTTGTTTTGTGCAGTGGGC aGAAATAGCAGATCAAATGCAAATATAGCCTTTGGAATGATCCGTCTCTTAGGTTCAGTTTTCTGT GTGTCTTTGACTCGACGTTATGTCACctggaaaaaagaaagtgaTTTTTGGTTACTATCCAGAATCAGTCTTACAGAAAGTAGGAAATCGATTCCTACACTCTCCCATCAAAATCTCGGATTCCAGTTCAATCATCAATGG AATAGTGTTTTGGGTGGGTTTGATTCCATTCTTGACAATTTTCTTGGAAGCAGCATATATCAGCCATTTCTTTACGACGGTTGGGGTATCCGG TGGGAACTGGGTACTTCCTTTCTTGGGAAACATAG CTTTTGCAATACAACTTCTGATTTTTGCATAACGGAAGTTGTGTCGGTGTGTTTACCACCACTTCTTATTTTGGGCCTAAACATTTTGATGCTAAAAGAATTAGCTTTTACAAAT ATGAATGTGTACTTGAAGGTCATTAAAACGGTTGCCTTAAAGGTGAAGAGATCAGAGACCACTAAAAAACTGAAGGCATTGTTTCATGAGAAGGAATGCACTCCAGAAAATCTTCAGGAGCTCTTTTTCACTG GATCTCAAGGCAGTAGTTCTGAGTATGGTCGG GGCTTGAGTGGCAAAACTCTAGTTCTTAAGGTGTGCAAAGAGGACAGGGTCTTGGATGTCAAGAAAAAGATTTCTGATGAGAAAGGCTTTCCAGTTAGAGGCATTTGTCTTGTGTTGGCTGGAAAACTACTGGAGGATGATCGagatctggcttcctaccatgTTAAGAAAGATTCTGTTCTCTGTGAGTCTTTGGAAATGTTTGTCCTTTGTACTTTTCTGGGCCTTGAGCAAG GTCTTGAGTTTCGAGTTTGGATGCTTACATGGCCCATGGGTGCTAAGGAGGTTGTTGTGATTGTTATTTTCTTCACCACTTTGCAGTACTCTGGACAACTTTACAAGTGGTCTGGA ATGAACGTATACGTGAAGGTCATCAAAACAGTTGCCTTAAAGGTGAATAGATCACAGACAACTAAAAAATTGAAGGCATTGTTTCATAAGAAGGAAGGCACTCCGGAAAATCTTCAGGAGCTGTTTTTCGCCGGTGAGCAGCTCAAGGATGACCACAAGCTGGTTGACTATGGTATTTGGACGAACTCCACTCTCCATCTTTTTCTCCAAACTATAGACAGGATAAAGCTTCTTGTCTACATACCATCAAATGCAAAACAATTCAAAGTTGAAGCGAAGTCTTGTGAAACTGTTGAGAACATTAAACTCTTGATTCAGACAAAAGAGGGCATCTATCAAAGCAATTCACTCTTTTCTACGGTGGAAAGCTGCTGGAAGAAAACAGGACTTTGGCCTCTCTCAATATCCAGTCAGAATCGATCCTTTATTTGGCTTTCAACCCAAGAGATGTGA
- the LOC131313267 gene encoding uncharacterized protein LOC131313267 isoform X1 — MMNYKGKPTVEKFSTEIEIASPQKRNSHVAKFRDQGLEHEGLMNRVFHDITAMGNEAIFPGEGIEEIGEGSGDSEGMRVEGGSFPQSQEQYQTPVGKGKDPIGQTSTVGGSYSSRKRKFSDAHEAMSASLAESVDRFKSTPSIVINQFGIWGIHNAIRKLDTLPFFEVEGQNVAFHSWACRLFERQQHKIDIFCEQKNLANAIQWLRDEHSLAEERYYMTPPNQRRGLQPPPFPHVPDNADV; from the exons ATGATGAATTACAAAGGCAAGCCAACAGTTGAAAAATTCTCtaccgaaattgagattgcTTCACCTCAAAAG CGAAATAGCCATGTCGCAAAGTTCAGAGACCAAGGTTTGGAACACGAGGGCCTTATGAACCGTGTCTTTCACGATATTACGGCCATGGGAAATGAAGCTATCTTTCCTGGTGAGGGGATTGAGGAAATTGGGGAGGGATCCGGTGACTCGGAGGGAATGCGAGTTGAAGGTGGGTCGTTCCCACAATCCCAAGAGCAGTACCAAACTCCGGTCGGAAAGGGTAAAGATCCAATAGGGCAAACCTCAACAGTGGGCGGGTCGTATTCCTCGCGGAAGCGTAAGTTTAGCGATGCCCATGAGGCAATGTCCGCATCCCTTGCCGAATCAGTTGACCGTTTCAAGTCCACCCCAAGTATAGTCATTAATCAATTTGGCATATGGGGCATCCATAACGCAATACGAAAACTGGACACCCTTCCCTTTTTCGAAGTAGAGGGTCAAAATGTAGCATTTCACAGCTGGGCTTGTCGTCTTTTCGAGAGACAACAACATAAAATCGATATTTTCTGCGAGCAGAAAAATTTGGCCAATGCTATTCAATGGCTCCGTGATGAGCACAGTTTGGCGGAGGAGAGGTACTATATGACTCCCCCGAATCAAAGGAGAGGCCTTCAACCTCCCCCCTTCCCTCATGTTCCGGACAATGCTGATGTTTAG
- the LOC131313267 gene encoding uncharacterized protein LOC131313267 isoform X2 — MYKKVLKNHLLRSKRNSHVAKFRDQGLEHEGLMNRVFHDITAMGNEAIFPGEGIEEIGEGSGDSEGMRVEGGSFPQSQEQYQTPVGKGKDPIGQTSTVGGSYSSRKRKFSDAHEAMSASLAESVDRFKSTPSIVINQFGIWGIHNAIRKLDTLPFFEVEGQNVAFHSWACRLFERQQHKIDIFCEQKNLANAIQWLRDEHSLAEERYYMTPPNQRRGLQPPPFPHVPDNADV; from the exons ATGTACAAAAAAGTTCTGAAGAATCACCTATTGAGGAGTAAG CGAAATAGCCATGTCGCAAAGTTCAGAGACCAAGGTTTGGAACACGAGGGCCTTATGAACCGTGTCTTTCACGATATTACGGCCATGGGAAATGAAGCTATCTTTCCTGGTGAGGGGATTGAGGAAATTGGGGAGGGATCCGGTGACTCGGAGGGAATGCGAGTTGAAGGTGGGTCGTTCCCACAATCCCAAGAGCAGTACCAAACTCCGGTCGGAAAGGGTAAAGATCCAATAGGGCAAACCTCAACAGTGGGCGGGTCGTATTCCTCGCGGAAGCGTAAGTTTAGCGATGCCCATGAGGCAATGTCCGCATCCCTTGCCGAATCAGTTGACCGTTTCAAGTCCACCCCAAGTATAGTCATTAATCAATTTGGCATATGGGGCATCCATAACGCAATACGAAAACTGGACACCCTTCCCTTTTTCGAAGTAGAGGGTCAAAATGTAGCATTTCACAGCTGGGCTTGTCGTCTTTTCGAGAGACAACAACATAAAATCGATATTTTCTGCGAGCAGAAAAATTTGGCCAATGCTATTCAATGGCTCCGTGATGAGCACAGTTTGGCGGAGGAGAGGTACTATATGACTCCCCCGAATCAAAGGAGAGGCCTTCAACCTCCCCCCTTCCCTCATGTTCCGGACAATGCTGATGTTTAG
- the LOC131313267 gene encoding uncharacterized protein LOC131313267 isoform X3 translates to MNRVFHDITAMGNEAIFPGEGIEEIGEGSGDSEGMRVEGGSFPQSQEQYQTPVGKGKDPIGQTSTVGGSYSSRKRKFSDAHEAMSASLAESVDRFKSTPSIVINQFGIWGIHNAIRKLDTLPFFEVEGQNVAFHSWACRLFERQQHKIDIFCEQKNLANAIQWLRDEHSLAEERYYMTPPNQRRGLQPPPFPHVPDNADV, encoded by the coding sequence ATGAACCGTGTCTTTCACGATATTACGGCCATGGGAAATGAAGCTATCTTTCCTGGTGAGGGGATTGAGGAAATTGGGGAGGGATCCGGTGACTCGGAGGGAATGCGAGTTGAAGGTGGGTCGTTCCCACAATCCCAAGAGCAGTACCAAACTCCGGTCGGAAAGGGTAAAGATCCAATAGGGCAAACCTCAACAGTGGGCGGGTCGTATTCCTCGCGGAAGCGTAAGTTTAGCGATGCCCATGAGGCAATGTCCGCATCCCTTGCCGAATCAGTTGACCGTTTCAAGTCCACCCCAAGTATAGTCATTAATCAATTTGGCATATGGGGCATCCATAACGCAATACGAAAACTGGACACCCTTCCCTTTTTCGAAGTAGAGGGTCAAAATGTAGCATTTCACAGCTGGGCTTGTCGTCTTTTCGAGAGACAACAACATAAAATCGATATTTTCTGCGAGCAGAAAAATTTGGCCAATGCTATTCAATGGCTCCGTGATGAGCACAGTTTGGCGGAGGAGAGGTACTATATGACTCCCCCGAATCAAAGGAGAGGCCTTCAACCTCCCCCCTTCCCTCATGTTCCGGACAATGCTGATGTTTAG